One Streptomyces coeruleorubidus DNA segment encodes these proteins:
- the recO gene encoding DNA repair protein RecO: protein MSLFRDDGIVLRTQKLGEADRIITLLTRGHGRVRAVARGVRRTKSKFGARLEPFSHVDVQFFAKGSELVGRGLPLCTQSETIAPYGGGIVTDYARYTAGTAMLETAERFTDHEGEPAVQQYLLLVGGLRTLARGEHAPHLVLDAFLLRSLAVNGYAPSFTDCAKCGMPGPNRFFSVASGGSVCVDCRVPGSVVPSPQALELLGALLTGDWETADVCEARYVREGSGLVSAYLHWHMERGLRSLRYVEK from the coding sequence ATGAGTCTGTTCCGCGACGACGGCATCGTGCTGCGCACCCAGAAGCTGGGTGAGGCGGACCGGATCATCACGCTGCTCACCCGCGGTCACGGACGGGTACGGGCGGTGGCCAGGGGCGTGCGCCGGACGAAGTCGAAGTTCGGTGCGCGCCTCGAACCCTTCTCCCACGTCGACGTGCAGTTCTTCGCCAAGGGGAGCGAGCTGGTCGGGCGCGGGCTGCCGCTGTGCACGCAGAGTGAGACCATCGCGCCGTACGGCGGTGGGATCGTGACCGACTACGCGCGGTACACCGCCGGGACCGCGATGCTGGAGACCGCCGAGCGGTTCACCGATCACGAGGGGGAGCCGGCCGTGCAGCAGTATCTGCTGCTCGTCGGCGGGCTGCGGACCCTCGCCCGCGGGGAGCACGCGCCGCATCTCGTGCTGGACGCGTTCCTGCTGCGGTCCCTCGCCGTCAACGGGTACGCCCCGAGCTTCACCGACTGCGCGAAGTGCGGCATGCCCGGGCCCAACCGGTTCTTCTCGGTCGCCTCGGGCGGTTCCGTCTGCGTGGACTGCCGGGTGCCCGGCAGCGTCGTACCCTCGCCCCAGGCCCTGGAACTCCTCGGCGCGCTGCTTACGGGAGACTGGGAGACCGCGGACGTCTGCGAGGCGCGGTACGTCCGGGAGGGCAGCGGGCTGGTGTCCGCGTATCTGCACTGGCACATGGAGCGCGGGCTGCGCTCCCTGCGCTACGTCGAGAAGTAA
- a CDS encoding metal ABC transporter substrate-binding protein, which yields MNVRRRLISATAVTAATALGLGALSACSSDSAATGNTDKFDVVASFYPMAFLAEQIGGDHANVTSLTEPGQEPHDLEISTKQRAQLEEADAALYLKGLQPAVDEAVSQTGIKTKIDAATLTTLEDHGTGGHSHEGEEGHAEEKGHAEEEKGHAEEEEHARDPHVWLDPVKYAEVAEGVGKAFEKADPDHAADYKKNTEALVKKLNGLNGEFESGLKNTKTKVFFTNHAAFGYLAERYGLTQEAISGLDPESEPSAARVKELQQEAKADGVTTVFYETLVSDKTAKTLARDAKLRTDVLDPLEGITDKSRGDDYFQVMEANLKALQAALGAK from the coding sequence ATGAACGTACGACGACGCCTCATATCCGCCACCGCGGTCACCGCGGCCACCGCTCTCGGCCTCGGCGCTCTCTCCGCCTGCTCCAGCGACAGCGCGGCGACGGGCAACACGGACAAGTTCGACGTCGTCGCGTCGTTCTACCCGATGGCGTTCCTCGCCGAGCAGATCGGCGGCGACCACGCGAACGTCACCAGCCTGACCGAGCCCGGCCAGGAGCCGCACGACCTGGAGATCAGCACCAAGCAGCGGGCGCAGCTCGAAGAGGCCGACGCGGCGCTCTACCTCAAGGGCCTCCAGCCCGCCGTCGACGAGGCGGTCTCGCAGACCGGCATCAAGACGAAGATCGACGCGGCCACGCTGACGACGCTCGAGGACCACGGCACCGGCGGCCACAGCCACGAGGGCGAGGAGGGCCACGCCGAGGAGAAGGGCCACGCCGAGGAGGAGAAGGGCCACGCCGAGGAGGAAGAGCACGCGCGCGACCCGCACGTCTGGCTGGACCCGGTGAAGTACGCCGAGGTCGCCGAGGGCGTGGGCAAGGCCTTCGAGAAGGCCGACCCGGACCACGCGGCCGACTACAAGAAGAACACCGAGGCCCTGGTCAAGAAGCTGAACGGCCTCAACGGCGAGTTCGAGAGCGGCCTGAAGAACACCAAGACCAAGGTCTTCTTCACCAACCACGCCGCCTTCGGCTACCTCGCCGAGCGCTACGGCCTCACCCAGGAGGCCATCTCCGGCCTCGACCCCGAGAGCGAGCCCAGCGCCGCCCGGGTCAAGGAGCTCCAGCAGGAGGCCAAGGCCGACGGCGTCACCACCGTCTTCTACGAGACACTGGTCTCCGACAAGACCGCGAAGACCCTCGCCCGCGACGCGAAGCTGAGGACGGACGTCCTCGACCCGCTCGAGGGCATCACCGACAAGTCCCGCGGCGACGACTACTTCCAGGTGATGGAAGCCAACCTCAAGGCCCTCCAGGCGGCCCTGGGAGCCAAGTGA
- a CDS encoding metal ABC transporter permease — protein sequence MEILDYAFMQRALLAAVLVGITAPAVGIYLVQRRQALMGDGIGHVAMTGVGLGFLLTWSPVWMATLVSVIGAVLMELIRWYGRTRGDIALAMLFYGGMAGGVMFINLAPTGSNANLTSYLFGSLSTVSESDVTAICILAAFVVLVTLGLRRQLFAVSQDEEFARVTGLPVRALNLLTAITAAVTVTVAMRVVGLLLVSALMVVPVAAAQQIGRSFAATFVIAVAIGVSVTIGGTVTSYYQDVPPGATIVLLTIGAFVVLTALAAPLARRRARARAAADPAHDPAECAIPATRKAADGVGV from the coding sequence ATGGAGATCCTCGACTACGCCTTCATGCAGCGGGCGCTGCTCGCCGCCGTCCTGGTCGGCATCACGGCCCCCGCGGTGGGCATCTACCTGGTCCAGCGCCGCCAGGCCCTGATGGGCGACGGCATCGGCCACGTGGCGATGACCGGCGTCGGCCTGGGCTTCCTGCTGACCTGGTCCCCGGTGTGGATGGCCACCCTCGTCTCGGTCATCGGCGCGGTCCTCATGGAGCTGATCCGCTGGTACGGCAGGACCCGCGGCGACATCGCCCTCGCGATGCTGTTCTACGGCGGCATGGCCGGCGGTGTGATGTTCATCAACCTCGCGCCGACGGGCTCCAACGCCAACCTGACGTCGTACCTCTTCGGCTCCCTGTCGACGGTGTCCGAGTCGGACGTCACGGCGATCTGCATCCTGGCCGCCTTCGTCGTCCTGGTCACCCTCGGCCTGCGCCGGCAGCTGTTCGCGGTCAGCCAGGACGAGGAGTTCGCGCGGGTGACGGGCCTGCCGGTGCGCGCCCTGAACCTGCTGACCGCGATCACCGCGGCCGTCACGGTGACGGTGGCGATGCGCGTGGTCGGGCTGCTCCTGGTCAGCGCGCTGATGGTGGTGCCCGTCGCGGCCGCCCAGCAGATCGGCCGCAGCTTCGCCGCGACCTTCGTGATCGCCGTGGCCATCGGCGTGAGCGTGACGATCGGCGGCACCGTCACCTCGTACTACCAGGACGTCCCGCCGGGCGCGACGATCGTGCTGCTGACCATCGGCGCCTTCGTCGTGCTGACGGCGCTCGCGGCCCCGCTGGCCCGCCGCCGCGCCCGTGCCCGGGCCGCCGCGGATCCCGCCCACGACCCTGCCGAGTGCGCGATTCCGGCCACCCGGAAGGCAGCCGACGGAGTCGGCGTCTGA
- a CDS encoding nuclear transport factor 2 family protein — protein MYAAEAEYLAAGGPDEASFDLLAPFFAPDVELHQADALPYGGTWHGHEGMARFFRKMGEVWETFDMVEQEFLATGEVAVVLTQVRARARATGRELGFPILQTITVKDGQITEVRPFYWDTLAIADACAAPGAGH, from the coding sequence ATGTACGCGGCTGAGGCGGAGTACCTGGCGGCCGGAGGCCCTGATGAGGCCTCCTTCGACCTGCTCGCCCCCTTCTTCGCGCCCGATGTCGAGCTGCATCAGGCAGATGCACTGCCTTACGGAGGCACGTGGCACGGGCACGAGGGCATGGCGCGGTTCTTCCGGAAGATGGGCGAGGTGTGGGAGACGTTCGACATGGTGGAGCAGGAGTTCCTCGCCACCGGTGAGGTCGCGGTCGTGCTCACACAGGTCCGTGCCAGGGCTCGGGCGACCGGGCGTGAACTCGGCTTCCCCATCCTGCAGACGATCACGGTGAAGGACGGGCAGATCACCGAGGTCCGCCCCTTCTACTGGGACACGCTGGCCATCGCCGACGCCTGCGCTGCGCCAGGGGCGGGACACTGA
- a CDS encoding MFS transporter produces the protein MTTESLTSPPVRSSAAPAPVLGGLGLFTVLLAAALPLIDFFIVNVALPTIGADLAASESVLELVVAGYGVSYAVLLVLGGRLGDLFGRRRLFLIGMAAFGLTSLACGLAPGAWSLVAARVAQGASAAAMLPQVLATIQATTTGPRRAKAMGLYGATAGLAMVAGQILGGVLVAADIAGTGWRSVFLVNVPVVLAGLFLAARAVPETRSARPEPVDVPGTVLLAASLLTLLVPLTEGRAAGWPLWTWLSLVAFPFAAAAFYVVERRADRAGRTPLVPPSLFALTSLRRGLLLVLPFSIGFSGFMFVIAVALQQGAGLGPVAAGLALAPLAVVFFVFSLLGPRLVARYGTRVVTAGAVLQGLGLALMALAAWHFWPHLGFVELLPGAAIAGAGQALQLPVVYRVILSEVPPARAGVGSGVMITTQQSALALGVATLGTLFLSLVPGMGMRNALVTTLLVQLAGVVLTGLLSLRLPRTVA, from the coding sequence GTGACCACGGAATCCCTCACTTCACCTCCTGTCCGCTCCTCCGCCGCCCCGGCTCCCGTGCTCGGCGGGCTCGGACTGTTCACGGTGCTGCTGGCCGCGGCACTGCCGCTCATCGACTTCTTCATCGTGAACGTCGCCCTGCCCACCATCGGCGCCGACCTCGCCGCGAGCGAGTCGGTCCTCGAACTCGTCGTCGCCGGGTACGGGGTGTCGTACGCCGTCCTGCTGGTCCTCGGGGGGCGGCTCGGCGACCTGTTCGGCCGGCGGCGGCTGTTCCTCATCGGAATGGCGGCCTTCGGGCTGACCTCACTGGCGTGCGGACTGGCGCCCGGCGCCTGGTCGCTGGTCGCGGCCCGGGTCGCACAGGGCGCGTCGGCCGCCGCGATGCTGCCGCAGGTGCTGGCCACCATCCAGGCGACGACGACCGGCCCCCGGCGGGCGAAGGCGATGGGGCTCTACGGCGCGACCGCAGGGCTGGCGATGGTCGCCGGGCAGATCCTCGGCGGGGTGCTGGTGGCCGCCGACATCGCGGGGACCGGCTGGCGCTCGGTGTTCCTCGTCAACGTGCCGGTCGTCCTCGCCGGGCTGTTCCTGGCCGCCCGCGCGGTCCCCGAGACCCGCTCCGCGCGCCCGGAGCCGGTCGACGTCCCCGGCACGGTCCTCCTGGCGGCCTCGCTCCTCACGCTGCTCGTCCCGCTCACCGAAGGCCGGGCGGCGGGCTGGCCGTTGTGGACATGGCTGTCGCTGGTGGCGTTCCCGTTCGCGGCGGCGGCGTTCTACGTGGTGGAGCGGCGGGCCGACCGCGCGGGCCGCACGCCCCTGGTCCCGCCGAGCCTGTTCGCGCTGACCTCCCTGCGGCGCGGGCTGCTGCTGGTGCTGCCCTTCTCCATCGGCTTCAGCGGCTTCATGTTCGTGATCGCGGTGGCGTTGCAGCAGGGCGCCGGGCTCGGACCGGTCGCCGCGGGGCTGGCGCTCGCGCCGCTGGCGGTGGTGTTCTTCGTCTTCTCGCTGCTGGGCCCGCGGCTGGTCGCCCGGTACGGCACGCGGGTGGTGACGGCAGGTGCCGTGCTCCAGGGCCTGGGTCTGGCTCTGATGGCACTGGCGGCCTGGCACTTCTGGCCGCACCTCGGCTTCGTCGAACTGCTCCCGGGGGCAGCGATCGCCGGCGCGGGCCAGGCGCTGCAACTCCCCGTCGTCTACCGGGTCATCCTCTCCGAGGTGCCGCCCGCCCGCGCCGGCGTCGGCAGCGGCGTGATGATCACCACTCAGCAGTCGGCGCTGGCACTCGGTGTGGCGACCCTGGGCACGCTGTTCCTTTCCCTGGTCCCGGGGATGGGCATGCGGAACGCCCTGGTCACGACGCTCCTGGTGCAGCTCGCCGGTGTGGTGCTGACCGGCCTGCTGAGTCTCCGGCTGCCGCGCACGGTCGCCTGA
- a CDS encoding metal ABC transporter ATP-binding protein, with product MTEPVVSLRGVRADLGSRPVLRGIDLTVHHGEVVALLGANGSGKSTAVRSIIGQVQTGAGEIELFGTDRRRFRDWHRVGYVPQRTTAAGGVPATVTEVVSSGRLSRARFGVLRKADHAAVRAALELVGMADRAKDSVNALSGGQHQRVLIARALASEPELLIMDEPMAGVDLASQEVLAHTLREQVSQGTTVLLVLHELGPLEPLIDRAVVLRDGCVVHDGPPPKAVGQHALPGHDHVHPHAPAGHEPIRTGLLS from the coding sequence ATGACCGAGCCCGTCGTATCCCTGCGCGGCGTCCGCGCGGACCTGGGCTCGCGCCCCGTCCTGCGCGGCATCGACCTCACCGTGCACCACGGTGAGGTCGTCGCGCTGCTCGGCGCGAACGGCTCCGGCAAGTCCACGGCCGTGCGCAGCATCATCGGCCAGGTGCAGACCGGCGCCGGCGAGATCGAGCTGTTCGGCACGGACCGCAGGCGGTTCCGCGACTGGCACCGCGTGGGCTACGTCCCGCAGCGCACCACGGCCGCGGGCGGGGTGCCCGCCACGGTGACCGAGGTGGTCTCCTCGGGCCGCCTGTCCCGGGCCCGCTTCGGCGTGCTGCGCAAGGCGGACCACGCGGCCGTGCGCGCGGCCCTGGAGCTCGTCGGCATGGCGGACCGGGCCAAGGACTCGGTCAACGCCCTCTCGGGCGGCCAGCACCAGCGTGTCCTGATAGCCCGCGCGCTCGCCTCCGAACCGGAACTGCTGATCATGGACGAGCCGATGGCCGGCGTCGACCTGGCCAGCCAGGAGGTCCTCGCGCACACGCTGCGCGAGCAGGTCTCCCAGGGCACGACCGTGCTGCTCGTGCTGCACGAGCTGGGCCCCCTGGAGCCCCTCATCGACCGGGCGGTCGTCCTGCGCGACGGCTGCGTCGTGCACGACGGCCCGCCCCCGAAGGCGGTCGGGCAGCACGCCCTGCCCGGCCACGACCACGTACACCCGCACGCACCCGCGGGCCACGAACCGATCCGCACGGGACTGCTGAGCTGA
- a CDS encoding TetR family transcriptional regulator, translating to MAPTSETLTAERILEATEEVLRRHGPAKATVVDVARALGVSHGSVYRHFRTKAALREAVTKRWLDRTSGELSGIVAGDRAPEARLRDWLAALFAAKRRKAGDDPELFATYMVLTDENGPAVGEHITDLTSQLTRIIQAGIETGDFTATDPQATARAVFQATGRFHDPCYAREWEEPGAEADFTAVVDLVVQGLRP from the coding sequence ATGGCACCGACCAGCGAGACTCTGACCGCCGAGCGCATCCTCGAGGCGACCGAGGAGGTGCTGCGCCGCCATGGCCCGGCCAAGGCCACCGTGGTGGACGTGGCCCGCGCGCTCGGCGTCAGCCACGGCAGCGTCTACCGTCACTTCCGCACCAAGGCGGCGCTGCGCGAGGCGGTCACCAAGCGCTGGCTGGACCGCACGTCAGGGGAACTTTCCGGGATCGTCGCCGGGGACCGTGCCCCGGAGGCCCGGCTGCGGGACTGGCTCGCCGCGCTGTTCGCCGCGAAGCGCCGCAAGGCGGGCGACGACCCGGAGCTGTTCGCCACGTACATGGTCCTCACGGACGAGAACGGCCCGGCGGTGGGTGAGCACATCACCGACCTGACGTCCCAGCTGACCCGCATCATCCAGGCCGGCATCGAGACCGGCGACTTCACCGCCACCGACCCGCAGGCCACGGCCCGCGCGGTCTTCCAGGCGACGGGGCGCTTCCACGACCCGTGTTACGCCCGGGAGTGGGAAGAGCCGGGGGCCGAGGCCGACTTCACGGCGGTGGTCGACCTGGTGGTGCAGGGGCTGCGGCCCTAG
- a CDS encoding glycine--tRNA ligase yields MAADKIDTIVSLSKRRGFVFPCSEIYGGQRAAWDYGPLGVELKENLKRQWWRYMVTSREDVVGIDSSVILAPEVWVASGHVATFTDPLTECTSCHKRFRADHLEEAYEAKHKRLPENGLADVNCPNCGNKGQFTEPKQFSGLLSTHLGPTQDSGSIAYLRPETAQGIFTNFSQVQTTSRRKPPFGIAQMGKSFRNEITPGNFIFRTREFEQMEMEFFVKPGEDEKWQEYWMEQRWNWYTGLGLREENMRWYEHPKEKLSHYSKRTADIEYRFQFGGSEWGELEGVANRTDYDLGAHAKASGQDLTYFDQEAGERWTPYVIEPAAGVGRAMLAFLLDAYVEDEAPNAKGKMEKRTVLRLDQRLAPVKVAVLPLSRNPELSPKAKGLAQALRQNWNIEFDDAGAIGRRYRRQDEIGTPFCVTVDFDTLEDNAVTVRERDSMKQERISLDQIEGYLAARLVGC; encoded by the coding sequence GTGGCCGCCGACAAGATCGACACCATCGTCAGCCTGAGCAAGCGCCGTGGCTTCGTATTCCCCTGTAGTGAGATCTACGGCGGTCAGCGCGCCGCTTGGGACTACGGCCCCCTGGGTGTCGAGCTCAAGGAGAACCTCAAGCGCCAGTGGTGGCGCTACATGGTGACGTCGCGCGAGGACGTCGTCGGTATCGACTCGTCCGTGATCCTGGCCCCCGAGGTCTGGGTCGCCTCCGGCCACGTCGCCACCTTCACGGACCCGCTGACCGAGTGCACCTCCTGCCACAAGCGGTTCCGCGCGGACCACCTGGAGGAGGCCTACGAGGCCAAGCACAAGCGTCTGCCGGAGAACGGCCTGGCCGACGTCAACTGCCCCAACTGCGGCAACAAGGGCCAGTTCACCGAGCCCAAGCAGTTCTCGGGCCTGCTGTCCACCCACCTCGGCCCGACGCAGGACTCCGGCTCCATCGCCTACCTGCGCCCCGAGACCGCGCAGGGCATCTTCACCAACTTCTCCCAGGTGCAGACCACCTCGCGCCGCAAGCCGCCGTTCGGCATCGCCCAGATGGGCAAGTCCTTCCGCAACGAGATCACGCCCGGCAACTTCATCTTCCGCACCCGCGAGTTCGAGCAGATGGAGATGGAGTTCTTCGTCAAGCCGGGCGAGGACGAGAAGTGGCAGGAGTACTGGATGGAGCAGCGCTGGAACTGGTACACCGGTCTCGGCCTGCGCGAAGAGAACATGCGGTGGTACGAGCACCCGAAGGAGAAGCTCTCCCACTACTCCAAGCGCACCGCCGACATCGAGTACCGCTTCCAGTTCGGCGGCAGTGAGTGGGGCGAGCTGGAGGGTGTCGCCAACCGCACCGACTACGACCTCGGCGCCCACGCCAAGGCCTCCGGCCAGGACCTCACCTACTTCGACCAGGAGGCCGGCGAGCGCTGGACTCCGTACGTCATCGAGCCCGCGGCCGGTGTCGGCCGGGCCATGCTCGCCTTCCTGCTCGACGCCTACGTCGAGGACGAGGCGCCCAACGCCAAGGGCAAGATGGAGAAGCGGACCGTGCTGCGCCTGGACCAGCGCCTGGCGCCGGTGAAGGTCGCGGTGCTCCCGCTGTCCCGGAACCCGGAGCTGTCCCCTAAGGCCAAGGGCCTCGCCCAGGCGCTGCGCCAGAACTGGAACATCGAGTTCGACGACGCCGGTGCGATCGGCCGCCGCTACCGCCGCCAGGACGAGATCGGTACGCCCTTCTGCGTGACCGTCGACTTCGACACCCTGGAGGACAACGCGGTCACCGTTCGCGAGCGTGACTCGATGAAGCAGGAGCGCATCTCCCTCGACCAGATCGAGGGCTACCTGGCGGCCCGCCTGGTCGGCTGCTGA
- a CDS encoding isoprenyl transferase: MAVRGILGRQRREYRTPEPHPSGARPPKLGELVPQHVAIVMDGNGRWAKERGLPRTEGHKVGAERVLDVLQGAIEMGVGAISLYAFSTENWKRSPDEVRFLMNFNRDFIRKTRDQLDELGVRVRWVGRMPKLWRSVAKELQIAQEQTKGNDRLTLYFCMNYGGRAEIADAAQALAADVKAGKLDPSKVNEKTFAKYMYYPDMPDVDLFLRPSGEQRTSNYLIWQSAYAEMVFQDVLWPDFDRRDLWRACLEFASRDRRFGGAIPNEELLAMEGKQE; this comes from the coding sequence ATGGCCGTACGCGGGATCCTGGGGCGGCAGCGCCGGGAGTACAGGACGCCGGAGCCCCACCCGTCCGGCGCACGGCCGCCGAAGCTCGGAGAGCTCGTACCGCAGCATGTGGCGATCGTCATGGACGGCAACGGGCGCTGGGCGAAGGAGCGGGGCCTGCCGCGCACCGAGGGGCACAAGGTCGGCGCCGAGCGGGTGCTCGACGTGCTCCAGGGCGCCATCGAGATGGGCGTGGGCGCCATCTCCCTGTACGCCTTCTCCACCGAGAACTGGAAGCGGTCGCCGGACGAGGTGCGCTTCCTGATGAACTTCAACCGGGACTTCATCCGCAAGACCCGGGACCAGCTGGACGAGCTGGGCGTGCGGGTGCGCTGGGTGGGGCGGATGCCCAAGCTGTGGCGGTCGGTGGCCAAGGAACTCCAGATCGCCCAGGAGCAGACCAAGGGCAACGACCGGCTCACGCTGTACTTCTGCATGAACTACGGGGGCCGCGCCGAGATCGCCGACGCGGCGCAGGCGCTGGCGGCCGATGTGAAGGCCGGGAAGCTCGATCCGTCGAAGGTCAACGAGAAGACCTTCGCGAAGTACATGTACTACCCGGACATGCCGGACGTGGACCTGTTCCTGCGTCCGAGCGGTGAGCAGCGCACCTCCAACTACCTGATCTGGCAGAGCGCGTACGCCGAGATGGTCTTCCAGGACGTGCTGTGGCCGGACTTCGACCGCCGCGACCTGTGGCGGGCGTGCCTGGAGTTCGCCTCGCGGGACCGGCGGTTCGGCGGGGCCATCCCGAACGAGGAGCTGCTGGCCATGGAGGGCAAGCAGGAGTAA
- a CDS encoding Fur family transcriptional regulator — protein sequence MTTAGPSVKGRATRQRAAVAAALDEVDEFRSAQELHDMLKHKGDSVGLTTVYRTLQSLADAGEVDVLRTADGESVYRRCSTDDHHHHLVCRNCGKAVEVEGPAVEKWAEAIATEHGFVNVAHTVEIFGTCVDCAKASGG from the coding sequence GTGACGACCGCTGGACCGTCCGTGAAGGGCCGCGCCACCAGGCAGCGTGCCGCCGTGGCGGCGGCCCTGGACGAGGTCGACGAGTTCCGCAGCGCGCAGGAACTGCACGACATGCTCAAGCACAAGGGCGACTCGGTCGGGCTCACCACGGTCTACCGCACCCTGCAGTCCCTCGCCGACGCCGGCGAGGTCGACGTCCTGCGCACCGCCGACGGCGAGTCCGTCTACCGCCGCTGCTCCACCGACGACCATCACCACCACCTGGTGTGCCGCAACTGCGGCAAGGCCGTCGAGGTGGAGGGCCCGGCCGTGGAGAAGTGGGCGGAGGCCATCGCCACCGAGCACGGCTTTGTGAACGTGGCCCATACGGTGGAGATCTTCGGCACCTGCGTGGACTGCGCGAAGGCCTCCGGCGGCTGA
- a CDS encoding aldo/keto reductase, producing MTMRTRTLGTTGPQIFALGLGCMGMSALYGEADRAESIATIHAALEAGVTLLDTGDFYGMGHNEMLIGEALRSAPAERREQALVSVKFGALRDPDGGWSGYDGRPAAVKNFAAYSLQRLGVDHIDVYRIARLDPDVPIEETVGAIAELVEKGYVRHIGLSEVGAETIRRAAATAPVSDLQIEYSLISRGIEDEILPTTRELGIGITAYGVLSRGLISGHFTADRQLGAGDFRAMSPRFQGDNLRHNLNLVEALRKIAEQKGVSVAQIAIAWALSRGEDIVPLVGARRRDRLTEALGALDVTLDAADLAAIEEAVPPGAAAGDRYPAAQMAHLES from the coding sequence ATGACGATGCGAACCCGGACCCTCGGAACCACCGGCCCCCAGATCTTCGCCCTCGGCCTCGGCTGCATGGGCATGTCCGCGCTGTACGGCGAGGCGGACCGGGCCGAGTCCATCGCGACCATCCACGCGGCGCTCGAAGCGGGCGTCACCCTGCTGGACACCGGCGACTTCTACGGCATGGGCCACAACGAGATGCTGATCGGCGAGGCCCTGCGCTCGGCCCCCGCCGAGCGACGTGAACAGGCCCTGGTCAGCGTGAAGTTCGGCGCCCTGCGTGACCCGGACGGCGGCTGGTCCGGCTACGACGGCCGGCCCGCCGCCGTGAAGAACTTCGCCGCGTACTCCCTCCAGCGGCTCGGCGTCGACCACATCGACGTCTACCGCATCGCCCGCCTCGACCCCGACGTGCCCATCGAGGAGACGGTCGGCGCCATCGCGGAACTGGTCGAGAAGGGATACGTGCGGCACATCGGCCTCAGCGAGGTCGGCGCCGAGACCATCCGCAGGGCCGCCGCCACGGCACCCGTCTCGGACCTCCAGATCGAGTACTCCCTCATCTCGCGCGGCATCGAGGACGAGATCCTCCCCACCACACGCGAGCTGGGCATCGGCATCACGGCATACGGCGTGCTCTCCCGGGGCCTGATCTCGGGCCACTTCACCGCCGACCGGCAGCTCGGCGCCGGCGACTTCCGGGCGATGTCGCCGCGCTTCCAGGGGGACAACCTCCGGCACAACCTGAACCTCGTCGAGGCGCTGCGGAAGATCGCCGAGCAGAAGGGCGTCAGCGTCGCGCAGATCGCCATCGCCTGGGCGCTCTCCCGGGGCGAGGACATCGTGCCCCTGGTCGGCGCCCGCCGCCGCGACCGGCTCACGGAGGCGCTGGGCGCGCTGGACGTCACGCTGGACGCGGCCGACCTGGCCGCGATCGAGGAGGCCGTACCGCCCGGCGCCGCCGCAGGCGACCGTTACCCGGCGGCCCAGATGGCACACCTCGAGAGCTGA
- a CDS encoding GNAT family N-acetyltransferase, with protein sequence MRPAELSDVEAIAELRAVVMRPDLERLGRYDAHRVRQRLRDGYSPQHTSVITANGTFVGSVALRPSQDAHWLEHFYLSPDVQGQGLGSAVLRTLLDKTDTTGDLVRLNVLQGSPARRLYERHGFTVESEDPVDIFMLRRPGGKRYDQSPA encoded by the coding sequence ATGCGCCCGGCGGAGCTGTCGGACGTCGAAGCGATAGCGGAACTGCGGGCGGTGGTGATGCGCCCGGACCTGGAACGGCTGGGCCGCTACGACGCACACCGGGTCAGGCAGCGCCTGCGGGACGGCTACTCCCCTCAGCACACGTCGGTCATCACGGCCAACGGCACGTTCGTCGGCAGCGTGGCACTGCGCCCGTCGCAGGACGCCCACTGGCTGGAGCACTTCTACCTCAGCCCGGACGTCCAGGGCCAAGGCCTGGGCTCGGCAGTCCTGCGCACCCTCCTCGACAAGACGGACACCACCGGCGACCTCGTCCGCCTGAACGTCCTCCAGGGCAGCCCGGCCCGCCGCCTCTACGAGCGGCACGGCTTCACCGTCGAATCCGAGGACCCGGTCGACATCTTCATGCTGCGCCGGCCGGGCGGGAAACGCTACGACCAGAGTCCCGCATAA